In the genome of Sorangium aterium, one region contains:
- a CDS encoding amidase: protein MTQSANVDDPGAAGHTGEISRRFFLRAFAGSVAALSGACDGMTPVEEPAAEALSELTRATGGQLADLIRRKRVSSLEVVEAHLARIAKINPRLNAVVKLRADEARAEARAADKALASGKPLGPLHGVPMTIKDSIDTAGVVTTGGTAGRTNFVPKEDATVVRRLKEAGAILLGKSNTPEMTWSYETNNAVYGRTNNPYGLDLSPGGSSGGAGAIVAAGGSPFDVGSDTGGSIRVPSHFCGIAGLKPTAGRISRTGHIVPAEGLLQSFTVLGPMARSVDDLWLLFSVLAGPDWRDAALIPAPLGDPKHVQLRELRIAMHTDNGIAAPDAAVRQAVVDAAAALEAGGARVESKKPDALSDVLTIDADIFRADGGAWLRRLLDLAGTTDPGAEVDAALASEPLSSGELTAAVERLDAWRGRMLGFMKDVDAIVCPPCVLEALPHDAWVEHGVYAGFSYSFAYNMTGWPAVVVRAGTSSRGTPVGVQIIGRPFREDVVLALAGHIERELGGYRAPAI, encoded by the coding sequence ATGACCCAATCTGCAAACGTCGATGACCCGGGCGCTGCCGGGCACACAGGGGAGATCTCGCGCCGCTTCTTCTTGCGGGCGTTCGCCGGGAGCGTGGCGGCCCTGTCGGGCGCGTGCGATGGGATGACGCCCGTCGAGGAGCCTGCAGCGGAGGCGCTGTCGGAGCTCACGCGGGCGACCGGGGGGCAGCTGGCGGATCTGATCCGCCGGAAGCGGGTGTCGTCGCTCGAGGTCGTGGAGGCGCACCTGGCGCGCATCGCGAAGATCAATCCGCGGCTGAACGCCGTGGTGAAGCTCCGCGCCGACGAGGCGAGAGCGGAGGCGCGGGCGGCGGACAAGGCCCTGGCGAGCGGCAAGCCGCTCGGCCCGCTGCACGGCGTGCCGATGACGATCAAGGATTCCATCGACACCGCCGGCGTGGTGACGACCGGCGGGACGGCCGGGCGAACGAATTTCGTTCCGAAAGAGGACGCCACCGTGGTCCGGCGCCTCAAGGAAGCGGGCGCGATCCTGCTGGGCAAGAGCAATACGCCCGAGATGACGTGGTCGTACGAGACGAACAACGCGGTGTACGGGCGCACCAACAATCCGTATGGCCTTGACCTGTCGCCGGGCGGCTCCAGCGGGGGGGCGGGCGCCATCGTGGCCGCGGGCGGCTCGCCGTTCGACGTGGGCAGCGACACCGGCGGGAGCATCCGTGTGCCGTCGCATTTTTGCGGGATTGCCGGGCTCAAGCCGACCGCTGGCCGCATCTCGCGGACGGGCCATATCGTCCCGGCGGAGGGGTTGCTCCAATCGTTCACCGTGCTCGGGCCGATGGCCCGCTCGGTCGACGATCTCTGGCTGCTCTTCAGCGTCCTGGCGGGGCCCGACTGGCGCGACGCGGCGCTGATCCCGGCGCCGCTCGGCGACCCGAAGCACGTGCAGCTCAGGGAGCTGCGGATCGCGATGCACACCGACAACGGGATCGCGGCGCCGGACGCGGCGGTGCGCCAGGCGGTGGTGGACGCGGCGGCGGCGCTGGAGGCGGGCGGCGCGCGGGTGGAGTCGAAGAAGCCCGACGCGCTGAGCGACGTGCTCACGATAGACGCAGATATCTTCCGGGCGGACGGCGGCGCCTGGTTGAGGCGGCTCCTGGATCTGGCCGGAACCACGGACCCCGGCGCCGAGGTGGACGCCGCGCTCGCGAGCGAGCCGCTGTCGAGCGGGGAGCTGACCGCGGCAGTCGAGCGGCTGGACGCGTGGCGGGGGCGGATGCTCGGCTTCATGAAGGATGTCGACGCCATCGTCTGCCCGCCGTGTGTCCTCGAGGCGCTGCCCCACGATGCGTGGGTCGAGCACGGAGTCTACGCAGGATTCAGCTACTCGTTCGCTTACAACATGACAGGGTGGCCGGCGGTCGTCGTGCGCGCGGGCACCTCGTCGCGAGGAACGCCGGTCGGCGTCCAGATCATCGGCCGCCCCTTCCGCGAGGATGTCGTCCTCGCCCTGGCCGGCCACATCGAGCGGGAGCTCGGCGGCTACCGAGCGCCGGCGATCTGA
- a CDS encoding glycoside hydrolase family 44 protein produces MLSRHAPFLHVTLVLLASAAFLGCGDDADTSSAGSGGAGASGGGAGASGGGAAASGGTGTASSGAGASGGGTGTASSGQGGSGGHPPADLVEPGDPGPGDVTFTVRADRDVRPISRLIYGANWAEDLDGEQRGTTVVRMGGNRMTAYNWENNASNAGSDYMHQNDAHLVDNSPKGDVPGEAVRMHAEGALTHGAAFIATIPICGYVAADKNGGGDVNQTRNYLETRFHPTIARKGAPFSSSPNLNDNAVYQDEFVAWMKQAFPGAFEGDVASVLFSLDNEPDLWNHSHERIHPEPVRYAELVDKNIEFASAIKDVAPNALVTGFVSYGYSGYVSLQDAPDADGNFIEYWLDAMKAAETSEGRRLVDVLDLHWYTEIYANGERLTGSDASPASVEARVQAPRSLWDPTFVEDSWIAKDVVRGPIKLIPWLQGLIDAHYPGTALGITEYNYGGGNHISGAIAQADALGVFGREGVFLATIWDPGEEVSMLRAGVRAFTSYDGQGARFGDTSVRAETSDVAKATVYASIDEADPSRMVLVAINKTAAPLTAAVTLAAYESYTAIDTWQLTSTKADLVRADPIAPRATNAFTYAMPAHSVSVLVPR; encoded by the coding sequence ATGCTTTCTCGACACGCGCCCTTCTTGCACGTCACGCTGGTCCTCCTCGCATCTGCCGCCTTCCTCGGCTGCGGCGACGACGCCGACACCTCCTCTGCTGGCAGCGGCGGCGCCGGCGCTTCTGGCGGCGGCGCCGGCGCTTCCGGCGGCGGCGCCGCCGCTTCTGGCGGCACCGGCACGGCCAGCAGCGGCGCCGGCGCTTCCGGCGGCGGCACCGGCACGGCCAGCAGCGGTCAAGGCGGGTCCGGCGGCCATCCTCCCGCGGACCTCGTCGAGCCCGGCGATCCCGGCCCGGGTGATGTCACGTTCACCGTGCGCGCCGATCGGGACGTGCGCCCCATCAGCCGGCTCATCTACGGCGCCAACTGGGCCGAAGACCTGGACGGCGAGCAGCGCGGCACCACCGTCGTGCGCATGGGCGGCAACCGCATGACCGCGTACAACTGGGAGAACAACGCCTCCAACGCCGGCTCAGACTATATGCACCAGAACGACGCGCACCTCGTCGACAACAGCCCGAAGGGCGATGTCCCCGGGGAGGCGGTGCGCATGCACGCCGAGGGCGCGCTGACGCACGGCGCCGCCTTCATCGCGACCATTCCCATCTGCGGCTATGTCGCGGCGGACAAGAACGGCGGCGGCGACGTCAACCAGACCCGGAATTACCTCGAGACCCGCTTCCACCCGACGATCGCGCGCAAGGGCGCTCCCTTCTCCTCGTCGCCCAATCTCAACGACAACGCCGTGTACCAGGACGAGTTCGTCGCCTGGATGAAGCAGGCCTTCCCCGGCGCCTTCGAGGGCGACGTCGCGAGCGTGCTGTTCTCGCTCGATAACGAGCCCGACCTCTGGAATCACAGCCACGAGCGCATCCACCCGGAGCCGGTGCGCTACGCCGAGCTCGTCGACAAGAACATCGAGTTCGCGTCCGCGATCAAGGACGTCGCGCCCAATGCGCTCGTCACCGGCTTCGTCTCCTACGGGTATTCGGGCTATGTCAGCCTCCAGGACGCGCCCGACGCGGACGGCAACTTCATCGAGTACTGGCTCGACGCCATGAAGGCCGCCGAGACGAGCGAGGGGCGCCGCCTGGTCGACGTGCTCGACCTGCACTGGTACACGGAGATCTACGCGAACGGCGAGCGCCTCACGGGCTCCGACGCCTCCCCCGCGTCGGTCGAGGCCCGCGTACAGGCGCCGCGCTCGCTCTGGGACCCGACCTTCGTCGAGGACAGCTGGATCGCGAAGGACGTCGTGCGCGGCCCGATCAAGCTCATCCCCTGGCTCCAGGGCCTCATCGACGCCCATTACCCGGGCACCGCCCTCGGCATCACCGAGTACAATTACGGGGGCGGCAACCACATCTCCGGGGCGATCGCGCAGGCCGACGCCCTCGGCGTCTTCGGCCGCGAAGGCGTGTTCCTCGCGACGATCTGGGATCCCGGCGAAGAGGTCTCGATGCTCCGGGCCGGCGTGCGCGCCTTCACGAGCTACGACGGGCAGGGCGCGCGCTTCGGCGATACGTCCGTCCGCGCCGAGACGAGCGACGTCGCCAAGGCCACCGTGTACGCGAGCATCGACGAGGCCGATCCGAGCCGGATGGTCCTCGTCGCCATCAACAAGACCGCGGCCCCGCTCACGGCCGCGGTGACCCTCGCCGCCTACGAGAGCTACACGGCCATCGACACGTGGCAACTCACATCCACCAAGGCCGATCTCGTGCGTGCGGATCCGATTGCGCCGCGCGCCACGAACGCCTTCACCTACGCGATGCCGGCCCACAGCGTGTCGGTGCTGGTCCCCCGATAG
- a CDS encoding DUF1552 domain-containing protein, with protein MNRRTVLRGILATGAAVTIPLPLLEIMLNESGTALAQTKTPVSPLYVTWFFGNGTLPGRWKPTRTGSGQAWDLSPQLQPLADLKSYLTVISGLENKLVVSGVEHPSGSAGVTTGAPLSGNAVRAASIDQVVADAISAGAPYRSLEVGVTPATPNGPQDSLHTVSHKGPNARNNPEFDPKAVFNRLFMSGLPEPSDDGAAQAAKIANVRKSVLDSILQDGASLKQRLGEADKHRIEEHLESIRAIEQRLETMSSGGGSTSACKSPTAPTAGKDARSEAPPDVNAAMVELSALALACERTRVLSFMFSLPAAHVYYRHLAQDMNDDFHDTICHGDAGDQSSQPRVDKGVIYTMRCLNEFLTKLKNTPHGSSNLLDSSLVYVTSDTAWGKVHTRTEWPVLFAGKAGGRLRGDEHHNFPGDNLSKALLTVAQIMGLPIKEIGIDAGRVTSPLAGIQV; from the coding sequence TTGAACCGACGAACTGTTCTCCGGGGCATTCTGGCGACGGGCGCCGCCGTCACGATCCCGCTCCCCCTGCTCGAGATCATGCTGAACGAGAGCGGCACGGCGCTCGCTCAGACGAAGACCCCGGTCTCGCCGCTCTACGTCACGTGGTTCTTCGGGAACGGCACGCTTCCCGGTCGCTGGAAGCCGACGCGCACGGGCTCCGGTCAGGCCTGGGACCTCAGCCCCCAGCTCCAGCCCCTCGCGGACCTCAAGTCGTACCTCACGGTGATCAGCGGCCTCGAAAACAAGCTCGTGGTATCGGGCGTCGAGCACCCCTCGGGGTCGGCGGGGGTCACGACCGGCGCGCCGCTCAGCGGGAACGCCGTGCGGGCCGCGTCCATCGACCAGGTCGTCGCGGACGCCATCTCGGCGGGGGCGCCGTACCGCTCCCTCGAGGTGGGGGTGACGCCTGCGACGCCGAACGGCCCTCAGGACTCGCTGCACACGGTCTCGCACAAGGGGCCGAACGCGCGCAACAACCCGGAGTTCGATCCGAAGGCCGTGTTCAATCGACTGTTCATGAGCGGCTTGCCCGAGCCCAGCGACGACGGCGCGGCTCAGGCCGCGAAGATCGCGAACGTCCGGAAGAGCGTGCTCGACTCCATCCTGCAGGACGGCGCGAGCCTGAAGCAGCGGCTCGGGGAGGCCGACAAGCATCGTATCGAGGAGCATCTCGAGTCGATCCGGGCCATCGAGCAGCGCCTCGAGACCATGTCGTCCGGAGGCGGTTCGACGTCAGCGTGCAAGAGCCCGACGGCCCCCACCGCCGGAAAGGATGCGCGGAGCGAGGCGCCCCCCGACGTGAACGCCGCCATGGTCGAGCTCTCGGCGCTCGCGCTCGCGTGCGAGAGGACCCGCGTGCTCTCGTTCATGTTCTCGCTGCCCGCCGCGCACGTCTACTACCGGCACCTCGCGCAGGACATGAACGACGACTTTCACGACACCATCTGCCACGGAGATGCCGGGGACCAATCGAGTCAGCCTCGCGTCGACAAGGGCGTGATCTACACGATGCGCTGCCTGAACGAGTTCTTGACGAAGCTCAAGAACACGCCGCACGGCAGCTCGAACCTGCTCGACAGCTCTCTCGTGTACGTCACGTCCGACACCGCGTGGGGCAAGGTGCACACGAGGACGGAATGGCCGGTGCTCTTCGCCGGGAAAGCCGGAGGGCGGCTGCGCGGCGACGAGCACCACAACTTTCCCGGCGACAACCTGAGCAAGGCGCTCCTGACGGTCGCCCAGATCATGGGTTTGCCGATCAAGGAGATCGGCATCGACGCGGGGCGGGTCACGTCGCCGCTCGCGGGCATCCAGGTCTGA
- a CDS encoding DUF1592 domain-containing protein, whose product MTRTQFRNAVRDVFGVEVNINDLDADSWNGNFAVIGASTVVTSERGVEQYHAAIESAVDAVFADRAKRDQFIGCAPSGAENDACVRGFLQTLGLRAWRRPLEAAELDRLAAVAAKAATELESPVEGARWATVALFTSPNFLYRPELGAPSADGSLRLTGYEMASRLAFLLWNSLPDQELLDEAASGALGTVEGIRAAATRLLETPAGREAVGAFAEEYMRLDRIGTQAKDSGLFPEYNPALQAAMVRDMRGTWEVLAFDDQASALDLFSTTKVVVNSDLAQVYGLDTAGLGSGAFEVRSLPADGPRIGILSKAGFLSQFANQKEGSPTLRGKFMRDALMCTPIPPPPGDVALELPEPPADKPLTKRQRLEIHRTEPACAGCHSYMDPLGLPLETFDAIGRFRTTDHGLPIDPSGEFDGQPVADARALGVTLSADASVAECLVRKYYMYAAGHEERKVDESVLNALTASFEGSGYKLRELVLDVVTNDAFSSVAPQP is encoded by the coding sequence TTGACGAGAACGCAATTTCGCAACGCCGTGCGCGACGTCTTCGGCGTGGAAGTCAATATCAATGACCTCGACGCCGACAGCTGGAACGGGAATTTTGCGGTCATCGGCGCATCGACCGTCGTGACCTCGGAGCGAGGCGTCGAGCAGTACCACGCGGCCATCGAGAGCGCCGTCGACGCGGTGTTCGCGGATCGCGCGAAGCGGGACCAGTTCATCGGCTGCGCGCCCAGCGGCGCGGAGAACGACGCTTGCGTGCGTGGCTTCCTCCAGACGCTCGGGCTTCGAGCATGGCGCCGCCCGCTCGAGGCCGCCGAGCTCGACCGGCTCGCGGCCGTCGCCGCGAAGGCCGCGACCGAGCTCGAGAGCCCCGTCGAGGGGGCTCGCTGGGCGACCGTGGCCCTCTTCACCTCTCCGAACTTCCTGTATCGCCCGGAGCTCGGGGCGCCGAGCGCCGACGGGTCGCTTCGCTTGACGGGCTACGAGATGGCGTCCCGGCTCGCGTTCCTTTTGTGGAACAGCCTGCCGGACCAGGAGCTGCTCGACGAGGCCGCGAGCGGGGCGCTCGGAACGGTGGAGGGGATCCGCGCGGCGGCGACGCGGCTGCTCGAGACGCCCGCCGGGCGCGAGGCGGTCGGCGCCTTCGCCGAGGAGTACATGCGGCTCGATCGGATCGGCACCCAGGCAAAGGACTCGGGGCTCTTTCCGGAGTACAACCCCGCGCTGCAAGCGGCGATGGTCCGCGACATGCGAGGCACCTGGGAGGTCCTCGCGTTCGACGATCAAGCGAGCGCGCTCGACCTGTTCTCGACCACGAAGGTCGTCGTCAACAGCGACCTCGCCCAGGTCTACGGTCTCGACACGGCCGGCCTCGGCTCGGGCGCCTTCGAGGTCCGCTCGTTGCCCGCGGACGGCCCGCGCATCGGGATCCTCAGCAAAGCGGGCTTCCTCTCGCAGTTCGCGAACCAGAAGGAGGGCTCTCCCACCCTGCGCGGCAAGTTCATGCGCGACGCCCTCATGTGCACGCCCATCCCGCCGCCCCCCGGCGACGTCGCTCTCGAGCTCCCGGAGCCGCCTGCGGACAAGCCCCTCACGAAGCGCCAGCGCCTCGAGATCCACCGGACCGAGCCCGCTTGCGCCGGCTGCCACTCGTACATGGACCCGCTGGGCCTGCCGCTCGAGACCTTCGACGCGATCGGCCGCTTCCGCACGACCGACCACGGCCTGCCGATCGACCCGAGCGGCGAGTTCGACGGGCAGCCGGTGGCCGACGCGCGCGCGCTCGGCGTGACCCTCAGCGCGGACGCCTCCGTCGCGGAATGCCTCGTCCGCAAGTACTACATGTACGCAGCGGGTCACGAGGAGAGGAAGGTGGACGAGAGCGTGCTCAACGCGCTGACCGCCTCGTTCGAAGGGTCGGGGTACAAGCTGCGCGAGCTGGTCCTCGACGTCGTGACCAACGACGCTTTCTCGTCCGTCGCCCCCCAACCCTGA
- a CDS encoding adenylate/guanylate cyclase domain-containing protein: protein MRAFSLKTKAIALFTAIALVPVAVAVTLLTDVNQRAVRTSEESLQASILSEVASASIQLVRDVESDAVAAAAIFGHAASGAIRDEDAVASVRALVATRALVDAVRLEVPDAGISTLIRKASSRADVPAAPAALRRLADERGVGFGVIGPARGLLVARVRPAGDAGAGAAPGAGAGAAAPPPPGGPAGYVIAEVALDMLGRDLEVIAGRRFGGRAVRLLIAGHNRQVIAAFGVPGVAPGSDASSLPIWRNLPPGAGLNDRITVLAPHDEGGRQMIGAIETVPDLGWAVAIWRPEPEAFAALDEMRRRGLAVAAGALVLALALALVTARHVTRPILHLVAQARLIGARRWREIALGEALRGRRDEIGELTTSLGRMAQDLEQGEADIAREAKLRGDLGRFMDRAVVDAIVRGEHPLALGGKRAAVSVLFADVVGFTPLAESRDAERMVALLNELFSMLTEIVFRHGGTVDKFIGDCVMAVWGAPIAQEDHARRALAAAEDMMRFLETANEEWRERYDVEVRLGVGVNSGEAIVGNIGSDKRMEYTVIGDVVNVASRLEAIAAPNQVLVSAATRDLAGDAFPLRALGERNLTGRKTTTAVYALDPD from the coding sequence GTGAGGGCGTTCTCGCTCAAGACGAAGGCGATCGCGCTCTTCACGGCGATCGCGCTCGTCCCCGTGGCCGTCGCCGTCACGCTCCTCACGGACGTGAACCAGCGCGCCGTGCGGACCTCCGAGGAGAGCTTGCAGGCGTCGATCCTCTCCGAGGTGGCCTCGGCCTCGATCCAGCTCGTCCGGGATGTCGAGAGCGATGCCGTCGCCGCGGCGGCCATCTTCGGCCACGCCGCGAGCGGCGCCATCCGGGACGAGGACGCTGTCGCCTCGGTGCGCGCCCTCGTCGCGACGCGCGCGCTCGTCGACGCGGTGCGGCTCGAGGTGCCCGACGCGGGGATCAGCACCTTGATCCGCAAGGCGTCGTCCCGCGCCGACGTCCCCGCCGCGCCGGCTGCGCTGCGCCGGCTCGCCGACGAGCGCGGCGTCGGCTTCGGCGTGATCGGGCCGGCCCGCGGCCTCCTCGTGGCCCGCGTGCGGCCCGCCGGCGACGCGGGTGCCGGCGCCGCGCCGGGCGCAGGCGCAGGCGCCGCGGCGCCGCCTCCCCCGGGCGGCCCGGCCGGCTACGTGATCGCCGAGGTGGCGCTCGACATGCTCGGACGCGACCTGGAGGTGATCGCCGGGCGCCGCTTCGGGGGCCGCGCCGTGCGCCTGCTCATCGCGGGCCACAACCGCCAGGTGATCGCGGCGTTCGGGGTGCCCGGTGTCGCGCCGGGCAGCGACGCCTCATCCTTGCCGATCTGGCGTAACCTCCCCCCCGGCGCGGGGTTGAACGACAGGATCACCGTGCTCGCCCCGCACGACGAGGGCGGCCGGCAGATGATCGGCGCCATCGAGACGGTGCCCGATCTCGGCTGGGCGGTCGCGATCTGGCGTCCGGAGCCGGAGGCCTTCGCAGCGCTCGATGAGATGCGGCGCCGCGGCCTCGCCGTCGCGGCGGGCGCGCTCGTCCTCGCGCTCGCCCTCGCGCTCGTCACCGCCCGCCACGTGACGCGCCCGATCCTGCACCTCGTCGCGCAGGCGCGGCTCATCGGCGCCCGGCGCTGGCGCGAGATCGCGCTCGGCGAAGCGCTGCGGGGGCGGCGCGACGAGATCGGCGAGCTCACGACCTCCCTCGGCCGCATGGCCCAGGACCTGGAGCAAGGCGAGGCCGACATCGCCCGGGAGGCGAAGCTCCGCGGCGATCTCGGCCGGTTCATGGACAGGGCGGTCGTCGACGCGATCGTGCGGGGCGAGCACCCGCTCGCCCTCGGCGGCAAGCGGGCGGCCGTGTCGGTGCTCTTCGCCGACGTCGTCGGCTTCACGCCGCTCGCCGAGTCGCGCGACGCCGAGCGGATGGTCGCCCTCCTCAACGAGCTCTTCTCGATGCTCACCGAGATCGTGTTCCGGCACGGGGGCACGGTCGACAAGTTCATCGGCGACTGCGTCATGGCCGTCTGGGGCGCCCCGATCGCGCAGGAGGATCACGCGCGCCGCGCGCTCGCGGCCGCGGAGGACATGATGCGCTTCCTCGAGACGGCGAACGAGGAGTGGCGCGAGCGGTACGACGTCGAGGTCCGCCTCGGCGTGGGCGTGAACTCCGGAGAGGCCATCGTCGGCAACATCGGCTCCGACAAGCGGATGGAGTACACAGTGATAGGCGACGTGGTGAACGTGGCCTCGCGGCTCGAGGCGATCGCGGCGCCGAACCAGGTGCTGGTCTCCGCGGCGACGAGGGACCTCGCCGGCGACGCGTTCCCGCTGCGCGCGCTGGGCGAGCGCAACCTCACGGGGCGAAAGACGACCACGGCCGTGTACGCGCTCGATCCGGACTGA
- a CDS encoding OmpA family protein — protein MAYWSARVIAPLLASPLLVAAATASMPAAAQEATALDRLAPAPAGDGLSTVPSAGVSGELRPAVGLLFSYSHQPLSLRGTAPAGSVTWVGRQAILHALASVELLRRIKLDLDAPFVLEQGGASGALGGIRVTAPAGGATLADLQAGGRVTLLPQEGLRPAAALGLSVWLPTGDEAAFAGAGAVRYAPRVIVGAEHPGFRWSASAGGRFQKASSDSLTGSEVLFAAGAGVRKGPLQLGSELSVWAAAGEGSALEVPGRAGAELLLTARWSLGPLTLDAGAGPGFGRLPGIPKARFFAALGVAADVVPSAPPAAAPAAFAGASAATKGARGAARAAPPAADFDGDSVPDAEDACPRVIGEARPPAAAAGARPAFRRGCPPDRDDDGIYDVDDRCPDVPGVSSAAADAGSGPASAAPANAGSQPASKHGCPADTDGDGIPNAADACPYERGKPSEDPATHGCPFAVRIEGSQIVILQQVQFRTGRAEIEPESFELLSEVAAVLEEHPEIARVAVDGHTDNQGSAQANLSLSQRRALAVVAWLTAHGIDARRLEARGFGARRPLADNRTRDGRAKNRRVEFQIRKRTDEGAAGWRDGPLE, from the coding sequence ATGGCGTATTGGTCGGCGCGCGTCATCGCGCCCCTCCTGGCCTCCCCGCTGCTCGTCGCCGCGGCCACGGCTTCCATGCCGGCCGCAGCGCAGGAGGCCACAGCGCTCGACAGGCTCGCTCCCGCGCCCGCGGGCGACGGGCTATCCACTGTCCCTTCTGCCGGCGTATCGGGGGAGCTCCGGCCCGCGGTCGGACTTCTGTTCTCCTATTCTCATCAACCGCTCAGCCTGCGCGGGACCGCGCCTGCCGGCTCGGTAACGTGGGTGGGCCGGCAGGCGATCCTCCACGCGCTCGCGAGCGTCGAGCTCCTGCGCCGGATCAAGCTCGATCTCGACGCGCCGTTCGTGCTGGAGCAGGGCGGCGCGTCCGGCGCGCTCGGGGGCATCCGCGTCACGGCGCCCGCGGGCGGCGCCACGCTCGCCGATCTGCAGGCGGGAGGAAGGGTGACGCTGCTGCCCCAGGAGGGGCTCCGGCCGGCGGCGGCGCTCGGGCTCTCCGTCTGGCTGCCGACGGGAGACGAGGCGGCGTTCGCCGGCGCGGGCGCCGTGCGTTATGCGCCGCGGGTGATCGTGGGGGCCGAGCACCCGGGCTTCCGCTGGTCGGCCTCGGCGGGGGGCCGGTTCCAGAAGGCCTCGTCGGACAGCCTGACGGGCAGCGAGGTCCTCTTCGCCGCGGGCGCGGGCGTCCGCAAAGGCCCGCTGCAGCTCGGGTCGGAGCTCTCCGTCTGGGCCGCCGCCGGCGAGGGTTCGGCGCTCGAGGTCCCGGGCCGCGCGGGGGCCGAGCTCCTGCTCACCGCGCGCTGGTCGCTCGGCCCCCTCACGCTCGACGCGGGCGCGGGCCCCGGCTTCGGGCGGCTGCCCGGCATCCCGAAGGCGCGCTTCTTCGCGGCGCTCGGCGTCGCGGCGGACGTCGTTCCGTCGGCGCCCCCTGCCGCCGCCCCTGCGGCCTTCGCCGGCGCGTCCGCCGCGACGAAGGGCGCTCGCGGCGCGGCGCGGGCTGCGCCTCCGGCCGCCGACTTCGACGGGGACTCGGTCCCCGACGCGGAGGACGCCTGCCCCCGGGTCATCGGCGAGGCGCGCCCGCCGGCCGCGGCGGCGGGCGCCCGACCGGCGTTCCGCCGCGGCTGCCCGCCGGATAGGGACGACGACGGGATCTACGATGTCGACGATCGCTGCCCGGACGTGCCGGGGGTCAGCAGCGCGGCCGCCGACGCGGGATCCGGCCCCGCGTCCGCAGCCCCCGCGAACGCGGGGTCCCAACCGGCGTCGAAGCACGGGTGCCCTGCGGATACGGACGGCGACGGCATCCCCAACGCCGCGGACGCCTGCCCCTACGAGCGCGGCAAGCCGAGCGAGGATCCCGCGACGCACGGCTGCCCGTTCGCCGTGCGCATCGAGGGCTCGCAGATCGTGATCCTGCAGCAGGTCCAGTTCCGGACGGGCAGGGCCGAGATCGAGCCGGAGAGCTTCGAGCTGCTCTCCGAGGTCGCGGCCGTCCTCGAGGAGCACCCCGAGATCGCCCGGGTCGCGGTCGACGGCCACACGGACAACCAGGGCTCCGCGCAGGCGAACCTGAGCCTCTCGCAGCGCCGCGCGCTCGCCGTCGTCGCGTGGCTGACCGCGCACGGCATCGACGCCCGCCGCCTCGAAGCGCGCGGCTTCGGCGCGCGCCGCCCCCTCGCCGACAACCGCACCCGAGACGGCCGGGCCAAAAACCGCAGGGTGGAGTTCCAGATCCGCAAGCGCACCGACGAGGGCGCGGCAGGCTGGAGGGACGGCCCTCTTGAATGA